The following is a genomic window from Geminicoccus roseus DSM 18922.
CCGATTCCGGCAGTTCCTGGCCGAAGCAGCGCTGATAATACTCGGCGATCGTGGCGCGCTCCGCCTCGTCGCACTTGTTCAGGAAGGTCAGGCGGAAGGCGAGCGGCAGGCTCTTGAAGATCCGCGCGTTCTCCGCCCAGGTGATCACCGTGCGGGGCGACATCACCGTCGAGACATCGCCGGCGACAAAGCCGTTGCGGGTCAGGTCGGCCAGGCTCACCATCTGCGACACCGACTTGCGCCCTTCCGGCGTGTCGTAGTCCGGGCACTTGGCCAGCACGATCCGCACCTCGGCGTCGTGCTCCAGATAGTTCAGCTGGGTCACGATCGACCAGCGGTCCATCTGGCCCTGGTTGATCTGCTGGGTGCCATGATAGAGGCCCGACGTGTCGCCCAGGCCCACCGTGTTGGCGGTGGCGAACAGGCGGAAGGCCGGGTGCGAGCGCAGGACCTTGTTCTGGTCGAGCAGGGTCATGCGGCCCTGGCTCTCCAGGACCCGCTGGATCACGAACATCACGTCCGGCCGGCCGGCATCGTACTCGTCGAACACCAGCGCCACCGGGTTCTGCAGCGACCAGGGCAGGATGCCTTCCCGGTACTCGGTGACCTGCTTGCCGTCCTTCAGGACGATCGCGTCCTTGCCGATCAGGTCGATCCGGCTGATGTGGCTGTCCAGGTTGACCCGGACGCAGGGCCAGTTCAAGCGGGCGGCGACCTGCTCGATATGGGTCGACTTGCCGGTGCCGTGATAGCCCTGGATCATCACCCGGCGGTTGTAGGCGAAGCCGGCCAGGATCGCGAGGGTGGTGTCGTGGTCGAAGCGGTAGGCATCGTCCAGGTCGGGGACATAGTCGGTGCGCCGGCTGTAGG
Proteins encoded in this region:
- the cobS gene encoding cobaltochelatase subunit CobS; the encoded protein is MTLADQSSLLDPSNRIDLPARPDIRLSVRQTFGIDSDLEVDAYSRRTDYVPDLDDAYRFDHDTTLAILAGFAYNRRVMIQGYHGTGKSTHIEQVAARLNWPCVRVNLDSHISRIDLIGKDAIVLKDGKQVTEYREGILPWSLQNPVALVFDEYDAGRPDVMFVIQRVLESQGRMTLLDQNKVLRSHPAFRLFATANTVGLGDTSGLYHGTQQINQGQMDRWSIVTQLNYLEHDAEVRIVLAKCPDYDTPEGRKSVSQMVSLADLTRNGFVAGDVSTVMSPRTVITWAENARIFKSLPLAFRLTFLNKCDEAERATIAEYYQRCFGQELPESATRLAMA